In Nostoc piscinale CENA21, the genomic stretch CTTTGATTCGGCGGTTATTTAAAATTGCCCGTGTGCTTTTGGTAATAAGTGAGTTCCCAAGCTCCGACGGCTTTTAAATCAACTTGTAATACCATCCCCTAGACCCCAATCGTCGGCTAGGTCGAACACGTCATAGCCTTGTTCATTCAGAAAATCTAGGAAGGTATCAGCTTGAATTTCACCTTTTAAAAACGAACTTGTCCACTTAGTACGAACCAGCATCAGGTCAATTTCCTCTTGTAAATCAACCTCTGTCTGTCCTGGATACCAAAGAACTGGAGTAGACAAGTTAGGCATTATACTCCACTAGCTGCGTAGGGATAATCTTCTGGTTCAAACCAGATCCGACCATATCCACCACCAACAGATCCTTTTTTGGCGGGCAATTATGCTAGTTACCTTGGTTTTCAAGTTTGTAGGAGTATCCGCCGTGATTGGTGCGGTGAAATTGTATTGAGTACCACCACCTCTAGTACCTGCACCGTAACGAACATAAGGACGATTACTGCCTTGAGCGCGAATGACTGCGGGAGAAGAGTCAGCGATCATTGCATGAATCGTGGCTGGCTTAAATCCTCTCGGCGCTGAGGGGTCTGTATCGGATTCGGCTAGACCTAATGCTGCGAGGTCTCCGAAGAAATTAAGCCCCCTTTTGTGATGCTTGAATTGTAAATGCTGCATCAGCTTCAGCTAATGGTGAAAGAACAGCATACTTAACAGCTACCTTGGGTTGTCTGCGCGTAGCTGCACCATCTTCTCTCAAAGGTGGATTATATGCTTCACGCGCCTTGGCGTATTGCAATTGTTTCTCTAGTTCTTTGGCGCTTTTACGTCTGCCCATATCAGTGTTTGGTTATGACTTGTATTTATCTACACTCCAGTCATAGCAGGGTTTGCGGGTCATGATTTCCAGGCGGATAACATTTGGTTGTCTGTTAAATTTTTTGGCACAATTTCCAAAATCTACACTTACGTCCGTTCAATAACGCTTCTCAGGCGAGTGCCGGAAACAGAAACTAAATTTACAGGGTTTTGTTGTCCCCAAATTAGTAATTGTGCAAAGCGAAATTTTACGTCTGCTGTTCGCCTGCGAACAAATTTTTTGACAGTACGCCCATAAACTCGATGTGTACCGGGAGTTGATGAATAAACTCGGTCGTTGTCAATGTATTGCAGATAATCACGGTCAAACGGGTGATTTTGAATAGAAAGTACAGCTTTGATGATTCGTTCCCCTTCAGCTTTACTTGTTACTAATAATTTCAATTCGTAACCGCGTTCTTTATCTGTGTAGGTACATTTGAATTTGCCTTTATTCCAAGTAAAAGGCGGAGTAGCAAAAACAGTTTTGATTTCTCTAGCTAATCTTTCGGCATCACTTCTAGTAATGGTTTCGCTAGATTCGTTCATCAATCTAAAAGTAATTTCGCCTTCTGATTGTGGCGTACCATCCCCATGTGTAGAGAAATTATAAGGTTCTAAAAAAATAAAGTTTTATTTGCGGTTTAAAAGTACGGTCAAATTGAAATTCTTGCCAAGGAATACCATAGACCGGGCGCTGTAATGATTGAGCATGACCGCAAGTAATTTCAAACAACCACATTCGCATTAAAAGTCATTGTTGCGGTGTCGTCGTCCTTCATGATGCAGGTATGTTTTAATCTACGTTTTGGTGTAGAAACATCCTCGTCTGGTTGATTTTTGAAGTAGGCTCGAACAGATTTATTGTGTTCAAGCCTGACTAAATCTTGCAAGTTCTCCCATTCGCTAAAACCTTCGGGTAAGGGCATTATTCGTCTGCCTCCTTGTCCTCATCTGTTATTGCTAATCCTGTAGCACTGACTAGTTTAGAAATATCAAATGCAGCCTTAACCTGTGTCGCTTCTGGTGACTCAGTTCCTTGCTTACTGCCGCTTTCCTCTCCTAAAGCTTTTGTGAATTGTTCTTTTTGTTTCGCCAATTTGGTTAATGTTTTCTTGAACGCTTAACACTTCACTGGCGACTGTATCAACTTGACTGACCACATTTTCAACATTCTCTAAGGTAGTAAAGAATTTATTTTGAAAGTTGGGAGTAGGGTTCATCCATCGATAAGCACGTTCTCCAACTTCCCCCCATTTTCTGAGAGCATTCCCTATAGATGCTACCCAACTACCAACTACTTCTAATGCGCTTAATATTGAATAACCAATTGATTGAACGGCATTTAAAATATTAGCAGCAGCTTGATAAATCCTATTCCACTTCTTCCACTCAGCTTTCATGCCTTGCCAAGTTTCAACGCCTATGAGTGCTTTGGCTAATTCATCAATAGCACCACCAAATACTGCATTAACGTCTATTGGATTGCCTTCTGCATCTTTTATTCCTATTGCTGCTAATACATTGGAGATTGCACTGAATAAAGTCTGTGCCAAGTTATTAGACAACATATAGGCATTATGTAGAGTCTGCCACCAAATCAAAATGTTTAAGATTCTGTCAAGTTTCAACCAATCGGCAACTTTATTAAGTTTGTCCCAGACTCTTGATAATAATCCGCCAAGTCCGCCATTGGGTAACTGTGGGCCAAGTTTGGCATTCATGACATCTAGCTTGGAATTTAAAGCAGCGATACCAGCTAAATCCAACCCGTTTAATAAAGCATTAAGTTGGTCTAATTTATTGTTATTTTGGTCAAGCTTGTTGTTGTTCTGATTTGCTTTATCTTCAATTCGATTTAATGGTTTCCCTAAACAAGATGTTGGCTGTGTTAATTCACAAACTGCGGCTTGTGTTTCTTCTTTACTCAATCCACCAGTACTAGGCGTAGTTGGTGTTTTGGGCTTGGTGGGGTCTTGGTTTTTTGGTGCAGGGCTATTTTTATCTGGTGTTGGGTTGGCTTTACCAATTGCTGGAATGAAAGGTATTGAAAAGGATGCAGTGCCTGTACTCCCCAGAGGCACCGGCTGTACATTGCCCTGCCCTTGTCCGGTTGGTGCTGATTGCCAGCCGGGGATACTGTTTGGTGAAGAACCTGGGGCATTGTTGGGAGTTGTTGCCGGAAGTTCGCCGCCTAAGTTTCCTGGTGATTGGGTGGGGTTGGGGTTCTGCCCTGGTGCTAGTCCGCCATGTGGCATCCAGCCAACTGCGTCACCTCTTGGTGTGCCACCTGGTGCTGTGCCTGGTGCGGCATAGTTTGATGGGCCGGGATTTGTGCCAGCACCAGGGTAAGCGCGGGGTGGGGCGTAGTCGCCATCGTTGGGAATTGTATAAGGTCTGTTTTCCGGTGGCGGTGCTGGTGTGAATGAGGGGATATTTCCGCCGATGTCTGGTTGCCCGTCTAGTCTTTCTACGTAGACGTTGCTTAAGGTTAGGATTTCGCTGCTTCCCAACGGCCCATCAAAAACGTAGTAAATACCAGGGGTTGGAGTTTCAAATTCGGTTGTGCCGTGACAGCCAATTTGGACGTAAGGTAAGCCATTCATCCTGACTAATTCAACCGATTCTACTGGCCCTAATACACTAGAAGTTCTGTTTTGGGTGTAAATATCACCTGGTATTGCACTGTAATGAACAATGTAAGGAACTGCTGATTGACCACCTGTAAATGGCGGCGGTGCTTGGAATGGCTGCGGGGCTACTGTCGCTGGAGGTGGGAAGGCGTGATTCCAAATTTGATCTGCGATCGCGCCACCAACGTAACCACCAATCATCCCACCAACAAACATTCCGACTGGCCCGAAGGCTGCACCAATAGCAGTCCCAGCAGCTGCACCTGCGAAGTTACCCACGGCACCAAAGGCAGCTTGACCAGCTGGCTGTCCACTAGCTAATCTCATTCCCAAATCTATTCCCGCACCAATGGCAGGGCCGGCAAACCGTCCGCTTCCGGCTGGCGTTGGATTACCTGGGGGTTTACTTCTGGGCGGTGCTATTGGTGGTACAGGTTCTGCAAAGGTTACTGGTGCTGGTGTAATTGTGGGTTCAAATGCAGACGAACCGCGTGTGCCAGCACTTGAATTTGGTGTCGGTGGTGGTTTGGCGCTGGATGGTCTCGGTGTTTGGGTTGGCGATTTTGTTGTGGGTGTGGGCTGTTCCCATGCTGGGTTACGATTTGTAATTCTGGGTTCAGAGGGTTCGGCGGTTGGGGGACGTTGCCTCAATAAGTCTCGTTGAGCTTGTTCCCGCTTGAATATCTCGGCTTCTCTGGCTTCCTGTGCGGCTTTTTGCTGGCGAAAGTATTCGCGCATTGCCGCTTGTTCTTCCAGAATTAAATTTTTCTCGCCAATGGTGTAAGCAGGTGTTGAACCCTCTGGTTTTGGCTTGAGTTGTAAAGGGATGTCTAGGGGAACTGAAGATTTTGGACGGGCGCTGATGCCGTCGTACAAGTCAGCATTCGCCCAGTCAAGAGAGCGATAAGGGACGGCAACATCACTCATGAATTAGTTACCAGTAAAAATTGTAGGAATTGCTGTGTTACTTAGTTCTTGTGCGTAAGTCCAAAGCTTTGAACCTCCAGCGAGATAATCTGGAGACATCTGAATAGAATGTCTGATTAATGCTCTGTATTTGTTGTCAGCTTGTACGTAAAAAATTCCGGCTTGGCTTACTCGTTCTGTATACCCTACACCCTCAATTGCGGTTAAAGAGGGGTTGACATTGGCGAGAGCTAAACCACACCAAACAGCTAATTTTTCTAAAGTGTCGATTTGGCTAGGAATTTGAGTGGCAATGTTAATAACTGACATAAAACTATCTCACCAATTTTGAGAGTTAATAAATCAGTTTTATTCAGTAACTAAAACTGTGTAAATCTTCCAGTTTTATGTAAAACACGCATATCTTCACGCAGGCTAAACCTTGCTGTACCTACGTTTCAGAACAAGTACAGCAATGGACACGATAATTTATACCGGATTAACCCTCCAGAGGTGTAAAACCGGAAGTTGCAACCATAAACAGAGTGACAATCACCCGTATCTGCACTGATTGTTAAGATTGTGTGAATTTTTAGTATTAGCCATTATCTTGATAGCGCGATCGCCCATTGAAGTTGTATCCAGTAGGGCGATCGCATTCTCTACAACTCTGGCTTCTTAAGTTGTTTGGACTTGGCATACATGAACAGCCCCGAACTAGACTCAAGTTGCCAGCCCTTCTGTTGGTCACGCCCAACAATTACACAAATCTCACCAGCGTAATCAACCAGATGTCCAATATTTAATGTCCAGTTTTCATCAGGCAGTAGGTAAAGTTCGGTGTACTTGGCGGGTGCAGTTCGCCCAGTTTTCAAGCTTTTAACTGTGGCTTTGCGTGATCTGTTGTTGATTTCAGCTATCTCAACTTTCTGATTGAACGGTAGCCACCACCAAACCTGACCAACTCCAATATTTTTCTTAGCTGGCGGGGGAGTTTCAACCGCGCGATCGCCAGTTGACTCATTAGCTGGTTGTGTCGGTTTGATATTGTGATCAAAAAAATCTTGAGTTTTTGTCAAAATCGCACTTTGACATGGATCACATGGATCAGCTAGGTGGGGAGAGGGTTCTAGCTGATCCATGTCTGATTTTGGACATGGATCAAGATGGATCTCCGGGATCAACATTTGCTCTGTATTATTTGGAACTTGTGGAAAACTTGATCCCTTAGATCCATGTCGATCCATGTCATGACAAAGACATGGATCAACTTGAGTGTCTTGTATAGACTGGCTTTCAGAGGTTGATCCATGTGATCCATCAAAAATCGCGTTTTGAGAAAAATCACAATTTTTATTTTCAGATTGTTCAATAGCCCAACCACGTCGCCAAACGCCATCAATCTTGGCTCGACTATGACCCCAACCCAGACGGCGCATAATATTAGAGATTCGTCTTGATTCGGCTCCGGTGCGATGAGCCACTTCAATATCCAGTAGACGGTAAAGACTTTCGGTTGATACGAATTTTAAATTGTTAGCAGTGATATGCGTTTCGATAACTTCCGACCACGGGTCAATATTGTGATAATCGCGGTTGAGTATCTCCCGCCGGGATTCTTCTTCATCAGTTAGCTTCCACTCAAAACCAGATTTGTACAGTGCATTGGCCGCAGCCCAGATTTTATCCTTGTCCCGCATTACTCGAACCACGTCGATTCGTTTCTTCACTGGCACAACCCAAAACCGTCTGTCACCTGTTGGGTCATTGAGAATCTCTTGCTCATTTGTAGTGCCAACAAATATGCAGGAACGCGGATAAGTTATGGGTACTCTGTCATAAGGCGCTCGAAAAACATCTTCTAATGCAGTAATGAAATTTTTGAGGGTTGCTACGTCCTTTTTCTTGTAAACGGTTTCAAATTCTGCCCACTCCAAACACCAGTAAAGGTGCATTTTCTGTCTTTCATCCTTGTCGCTGGCATCACCTAACTGGTCGCTGTACCAATCATCCCCAAACAGAACTCTGAAGAAGGTTGACTTATATAATCCCTGCTTTTGAGATGCCAACATAAAAACAGAGTCAACCTTCTCCCCTGGCTTCCTGGCACGGGCGACAGCTGCAACCAAAAACTTGATGAAATAAGTTGTGTGCATGGGGTCGGTAGTGCCAAAGTATTCCCCAGCCAGATTGTTTAAAAATGATGGGTTGATGTCTGGAAATTTTGCTTCTACTTCATCCAGGTAATCAACAACGGGAGAATAAGCGTTGGCTTTCGATATGGTGCGAACAATTGAGAGAACATCTGAAGTAGACATATCAACATCGAATTCGAGAGCCGCCGCTAATCGCACATCATCAGCAGGGAGTTCTGAGCCGTGTAGCTCAACTCTTTTCTTTAAGGTGTTGTAGCGCAGATTTTCACCCCATCGGTCATTAATTATCTGAAAGTTTCGGGCTACTTTGGATTTCCGCTTGTAAGGCTCATCCTCTGATTCCAGAGAATCAATGTGTTCCTTCCATTCCTCAAAGGTAAGCGCATCTTTAATCAACTGTTTGAAAGCTTCTTCACCATGCAAGGCGATGTAATCATCCATACCTTTAGCTTCACCTTCAGGCAACATGATCACCATGACCTTGCTACCTTTGGCGGCTAATTCTTTAGCCATACCCAATAGTGAATTCTGTACTTGTTTCTTTTTAAGTACGTCGTTATCAAAGGCTAAATAGAATGTTCTTCCTAGTACAGCAAAAAGTTCTAAAAGTGGATGTAATCTTCCTTTTTTTCGGCAAGTTGATACACCAGGAATACTGATGGTAGGAATACCAATTGATAACCCTGATGCTGCTTTTTTAGCACCCTCTGTAATGAGTACGTATTTAAGAATGTCATCAATTATTGATTTCCAATACCCAGCTAAACCATTGTTTAAAAACAGTGGTGCTGTATCAAAATCTTTTGCACCAAAATACTTTTGTGGTTTACCGTCTTTACCTAAAGGTGGGTTATCTGGTTTAACTTGAACGCCTTGTAGTGTCGGTTCATCTGTCAGGGGGTCTACACCAGCTACACACCATGCTGGTACTAAATCTTCTGAATGCTTCCAGCGTCTTTTATTGTTTCTATTTAGTATTTTGTCGATTTCGCTAGAATCTTCAATTGTGCGAAAGTTGAGATTTATTATTTCATCGGAAATAGCACTTGATTTCCATTCATCCCAGTGTCGCGATGCACATGAGTTGACACTCTGAAGAGTAGATGCAATCATTGTTCTACCCTCCGATTGATGCTATAATTGTTAGTAATTCAGAGCAATTAATTACTCTGAAAGAGAAACTAAACAAGTTTCTATTCATATTTAGATTCCTTTTTTTGTTGATTCTCCAGTCGCCAAACTGGAGTTTTTTTTTGGACAAGGAAATTAACTAAAACAACACGCTATCAACGTCTAAATAGCTGATAGTTTCTCCTCTGGAATTAACCTCCTCAATGAATGATTTGATGATGGGATAGGGGAATCTCAGCATTAGGCGGGGATAGCAGAAGGACAAGCAAATTACGAATGCGGCGGTGGGGCATCCCCATGAGGCTGTTGATATTTTGATTGGCGGGTCAATTAGGCGAAGTTCACAGGCGTAGAACAGTTTTGAGTGCATGGCGGCGTATTGCCAGAGGCGCAGGAATAGCAGTAGTTTTTCATAACGGTTTAATTCTTTGCGGACATCGCAGTTAATTGGTTCGTTCATGGTTGGTTGGGTCTTTGGGATTGTTCCATCCAGGTGGCGATCGCACTCAAGACTCTGATTTTGTCAATTTCGGTGAGGTCGCTGATATTGTCGTAGTCTCTCAATTGAAGGCGGGTTTTACCTTCCAGCTTTTCGACTGTTTCGTAAAGTGGCTCATTGGGGAATTTGAGAGACTCGATTATTGCCGTGGATAAATCCAGGAGGAAGGGGCGGCACAGTTCTAGTAGGTGGTCTTTGTTTTGTGTCATGGTCATGTTCAAAAAAATGGCGGCTGACTTTGGATGTGTCAGCCGCCGCTAAACTTCTTCGAGTTAGGGTCAACGCCGATCACGCTCCAAGTCGTAAATTACTTTTTCGAGATACCAGTGATATGTTTTACCAGGATGTATCTGTTGCTGCTGGCTCACTAGATTTGAAGCAGCAGTACTGTCTCCCTGCAACATCGCCAAAAGTCTTGAATAAGTTTCGTAATCTCTGAGTTCATCTATGCCGTGTTCCACGTTGTAAATAACTTTCGCCAGATACCAGTTGTCATGCCTGCCTGGGAAGAATTGGCGTTGTTGCCACAATAATTGTTTGGCTGTTGAGACATCGCCTTGTAGCAGTTGTAAAAGTTGAGCTTGTAGTTGGCGATTTCTCGGATTGGTGAGATAGGTATGAGAATATCTGGCTTGTTTCTCAGTAGAGGGCTTAGGTTTTTGGTGCTTATATTTTTGGTAGTAATCAATACATATAAATACCAGTAACATAACAATTGTTTTGATAAACCAGTAAGCTAGAATTTCCATAAAATGAGTTGGTGATGCAACTCTTTCCAGCATCTACGGGTATCCCCATTGCGAGCATCAGGGGATATCCGTATTTGTTTTTAAAGCTACTTGAGTGATTCATAAGCACACCTAGAATAATTTGATTACTTTGGCTCGCGCCTCTACAAGTGATTGCCTTTCATGGAGTGGGAATTATTAGGGAAGGCGGATCTAAGCTGCGAACTTGATCCGCCGTGTAGCTAACAAACGAGGAAAATTTAATGAGTAAAAAATATCGACTTGGCTACCCTGAAGACAGGGCAGGCTTGAGCGATGACGATGTTGTGTCTGCTCCTGGGGGTTTATGTTTTGGCATGTCAGACATGGTTAAGATGAACTCGCTGATGACGGCTATCATTAGTTGGACTACGGCTGGCAGATTTCCTCCCCCTGAACACAAATGGTTTACGGAAGAAGGTTTTAGGTGCGAAGTCTTGAGAGCGAGTGGCGGAGGGTGGATGAAAGGCAGATTCAGATTTCGGTTAGAGTTTATCCCTGACGAACCAGCACTACCCCCGCAGAAAGACCCAAACTCACCACTTGATGATTTACGGACAAATTTAGACATATAACCATGCTCATAATTTGATTACTTGGCGATCGCACCAACGCAACCGCCACAAATAAAGCCGTCTACCCGCGAAATCGGTTAGACGGCTTTATTCTTCCTCTGAAAAAGATTCACTTACTTCTGATAGAACCGCTTGCAGATTTTGCATTTCTTCTGCAAGTTTTTTGCTCTCTTGTAGGCTGAACTCTAGTTGTCTCTGCTGAGATTCGATAAGGATTAAACAAGCTTTATGTAGTTCATTCAGCCTACGCCGGATTCCCCCAGGAGTTGTTTGTCCTCCAGGAGTAGTCCATGTTCTAGTTTTATCTGTCCCCTCGCTATTTGAATAAAAAAATTGTGTTCGGGTCAGTCCCAGTTGAGAGGCTTTCTCTCTCAGCAACTCCCAATCGTCCGCCGACATCCTCAGAGTGGCATTTACTGTTTTGTTGACCGTTGACTGGTTGTGGTTTTCTCCCATTTGGTATCGCCATATAGTTGACCCCTTAATTATTGCACGTGTAACAGAACGGTAGATGCACGTGCGTTACAAGAAAGCTGCTTGACTCTTGTCTTTGCACGTGCAATAAATAATAGCATAGTCCATCACGTTCAGAGGATTGCAACACTCAAAACAAACCAGTAGAGATAGCAGCCTACCGCCAATGAGGCACAGAAAGACCTGCCCGCGCTGAGTGAAACCTTTTTTTTGTACCCGATACCCAAACCCCAAACCATGC encodes the following:
- a CDS encoding VapE domain-containing protein, whose product is MIASTLQSVNSCASRHWDEWKSSAISDEIINLNFRTIEDSSEIDKILNRNNKRRWKHSEDLVPAWCVAGVDPLTDEPTLQGVQVKPDNPPLGKDGKPQKYFGAKDFDTAPLFLNNGLAGYWKSIIDDILKYVLITEGAKKAASGLSIGIPTISIPGVSTCRKKGRLHPLLELFAVLGRTFYLAFDNDVLKKKQVQNSLLGMAKELAAKGSKVMVIMLPEGEAKGMDDYIALHGEEAFKQLIKDALTFEEWKEHIDSLESEDEPYKRKSKVARNFQIINDRWGENLRYNTLKKRVELHGSELPADDVRLAAALEFDVDMSTSDVLSIVRTISKANAYSPVVDYLDEVEAKFPDINPSFLNNLAGEYFGTTDPMHTTYFIKFLVAAVARARKPGEKVDSVFMLASQKQGLYKSTFFRVLFGDDWYSDQLGDASDKDERQKMHLYWCLEWAEFETVYKKKDVATLKNFITALEDVFRAPYDRVPITYPRSCIFVGTTNEQEILNDPTGDRRFWVVPVKKRIDVVRVMRDKDKIWAAANALYKSGFEWKLTDEEESRREILNRDYHNIDPWSEVIETHITANNLKFVSTESLYRLLDIEVAHRTGAESRRISNIMRRLGWGHSRAKIDGVWRRGWAIEQSENKNCDFSQNAIFDGSHGSTSESQSIQDTQVDPCLCHDMDRHGSKGSSFPQVPNNTEQMLIPEIHLDPCPKSDMDQLEPSPHLADPCDPCQSAILTKTQDFFDHNIKPTQPANESTGDRAVETPPPAKKNIGVGQVWWWLPFNQKVEIAEINNRSRKATVKSLKTGRTAPAKYTELYLLPDENWTLNIGHLVDYAGEICVIVGRDQQKGWQLESSSGLFMYAKSKQLKKPEL
- a CDS encoding KGK domain-containing protein; this translates as MSKKYRLGYPEDRAGLSDDDVVSAPGGLCFGMSDMVKMNSLMTAIISWTTAGRFPPPEHKWFTEEGFRCEVLRASGGGWMKGRFRFRLEFIPDEPALPPQKDPNSPLDDLRTNLDI